A single genomic interval of Celeribacter indicus harbors:
- a CDS encoding glucan biosynthesis protein: MTIATGPAASDSPNATLSPDNPRRRRFLASLASGVAASAVLSPFAIAAQDNPEPADTPAPPPEAQPEPEPAPPPPFSFDALTERMREAAAQPWREAGAVSGFLADLDYDAYQRIRFNPDHARWQEDGQEFRLHAFHLGWLFEQPVHIHEIVDGQEVAMDFSTSDFLYGGNVGDNIPADATMPGVAGFRLHTPLNRADIFDELVVFLGASYFRALGRGNVYGLSARGLAVNTAMNGSEEFPRFTDFWIEHPQPGQTTAVIYAALDSRSVTGAYRFYITPGETTVMEVTARLFVREDASQIGIAPLTSMYLFGGADPRGFDDFRSSVHDSEYLVLNTRSGDTFLRALNNPPRLASSYLGAENPVSFGLVQRRRDFDAYLDAQAHYERRPSLMVEPLGDWGKGSVRLVEIPSKLEGNDNIVAFWVPEGEMKKGDAHEFAYRMHWGMNTPGDRSPARARIVRTRVGEGGVAGVEQKTDERKFVIDFRGGLLSELSAEGDVEAQVSAVRGEISDAVVSKISGTDIWRLVIEAKGDPGTVVELKASLAGYGQTLTETWLYQWVRE; this comes from the coding sequence TTGACGATCGCTACAGGCCCCGCCGCATCCGATTCGCCCAACGCCACACTGTCGCCCGACAATCCGCGCCGCCGCCGTTTCCTCGCTTCACTCGCAAGCGGGGTGGCCGCGTCGGCGGTGCTGTCGCCTTTCGCGATCGCCGCGCAGGACAATCCCGAACCGGCAGACACGCCCGCCCCCCCGCCCGAGGCACAGCCCGAGCCCGAACCGGCCCCGCCGCCGCCCTTCAGCTTCGATGCGCTCACCGAGCGCATGCGCGAGGCGGCGGCCCAGCCGTGGCGCGAGGCGGGCGCGGTCAGCGGCTTCCTCGCGGATCTCGACTACGACGCCTACCAGCGCATCCGCTTCAACCCCGACCATGCCCGCTGGCAGGAGGACGGCCAGGAATTCCGCCTGCACGCCTTCCATCTCGGCTGGCTCTTCGAGCAGCCGGTCCACATCCATGAAATCGTGGACGGTCAGGAAGTTGCGATGGATTTCTCCACCTCCGATTTCCTCTATGGCGGCAATGTCGGCGACAACATCCCGGCCGACGCGACCATGCCGGGCGTCGCGGGCTTCCGCCTGCACACGCCGCTCAACCGGGCCGACATCTTCGACGAGCTGGTCGTCTTCCTCGGCGCGAGCTATTTCCGCGCGCTCGGACGCGGCAATGTCTACGGCCTCTCCGCCCGCGGGCTTGCGGTGAACACGGCGATGAACGGCAGCGAGGAATTCCCGCGCTTCACCGATTTCTGGATCGAGCACCCGCAACCGGGGCAGACGACCGCGGTGATCTATGCCGCGCTCGACAGCCGCTCGGTGACCGGTGCCTACCGCTTCTACATCACGCCGGGAGAAACCACCGTCATGGAGGTGACCGCCCGGCTCTTCGTGCGCGAGGATGCAAGCCAGATCGGCATCGCGCCGCTCACCTCCATGTATCTCTTCGGCGGCGCCGATCCGCGCGGCTTCGACGATTTCCGCTCCTCCGTGCACGACAGCGAATATCTCGTGCTCAACACGCGCTCGGGCGACACCTTCCTGCGGGCGCTCAACAACCCGCCGCGCCTTGCAAGCTCCTATCTCGGGGCGGAAAACCCGGTCTCCTTCGGACTGGTCCAGCGCCGGCGCGATTTCGACGCCTATCTCGACGCGCAGGCGCATTACGAACGCCGGCCCTCGCTGATGGTCGAACCGCTGGGCGACTGGGGCAAGGGCTCCGTGCGCCTCGTGGAAATCCCCTCGAAGCTCGAGGGCAACGACAACATCGTCGCCTTCTGGGTGCCAGAGGGCGAGATGAAGAAGGGCGATGCCCATGAGTTCGCCTATCGCATGCACTGGGGCATGAACACGCCCGGCGACCGCAGTCCCGCGCGCGCGCGTATCGTGCGCACCCGCGTCGGGGAAGGCGGCGTCGCGGGGGTCGAACAGAAGACCGATGAGCGGAAATTCGTCATTGATTTCCGCGGCGGGCTTTTGTCGGAACTTTCCGCAGAGGGCGACGTTGAAGCCCAGGTTAGCGCCGTGCGGGGAGAGATCTCCGATGCGGTCGTCAGCAAGATCAGCGGCACCGACATCTGGCGGCTGGTGATCGAAGCGAAAGGCGATCCGGGCACGGTCGTGGAACTGAAGGCATCCCTGGCGGGGTATGGACAGACTTTGACGGAAACATGGCTCTACCAGTGGGTGAGGGAATGA
- a CDS encoding DUF6635 family protein, producing the protein MPRDTTIPDPEAALRRFVRDRFGPRGTLRLHRAAFGLDLLRAPVNVLLAPVFLIVRLLALLASRLRARRIAAWLGARRVFLETDMAREVARSVTAFLETDGPQVPTAIRHRAVEDYVGVRGAVAEITTTLLVLLAGALLFHTATPGILSLVAPVSELRAHALAVENFPLGRGLGRVYYSVFPTALPLWQGVVTGVLLAMAASVVTTFAGLIADPVQVATGVHRRRLRRLIDRIAAEREAGLAREHVAARAADLSDLAVNLWRLLRG; encoded by the coding sequence TTGCCCCGCGATACCACGATCCCAGACCCCGAGGCCGCGCTGCGGCGGTTCGTCCGCGACAGATTCGGTCCGCGCGGCACGCTCAGGCTGCATCGCGCCGCCTTCGGCCTCGATCTGTTGCGCGCCCCGGTGAACGTGCTCCTGGCGCCGGTGTTCCTGATCGTGCGACTTCTTGCGCTGCTCGCCTCCCGGCTGCGGGCGCGGCGCATCGCGGCATGGCTCGGCGCGCGGCGCGTGTTTCTCGAGACCGACATGGCGCGCGAGGTCGCACGCTCCGTCACCGCCTTTCTCGAGACCGACGGCCCGCAGGTGCCCACGGCCATCCGCCACCGCGCGGTCGAGGACTATGTCGGCGTGCGTGGCGCGGTGGCGGAAATCACCACGACGCTCCTCGTCCTGCTCGCGGGCGCGCTGCTGTTCCACACCGCCACGCCCGGCATCCTCTCCCTCGTCGCCCCGGTCTCGGAACTGCGCGCCCATGCGCTCGCGGTGGAGAATTTCCCCCTCGGCCGCGGGCTCGGACGGGTCTATTACAGCGTCTTCCCGACCGCCCTGCCCCTCTGGCAGGGCGTCGTGACCGGCGTGCTCCTCGCGATGGCCGCCTCGGTCGTGACCACATTCGCCGGCCTCATCGCCGATCCCGTCCAGGTCGCGACCGGCGTCCACCGGCGGCGGCTGCGCCGCCTGATCGACCGGATCGCGGCGGAGCGCGAGGCCGGTCTCGCGCGGGAACATGTTGCCGCACGGGCCGCGGACCTGTCCGACCTCGCGGTCAATCTCTGGCGGCTGCTGCGCGGATGA
- the recJ gene encoding single-stranded-DNA-specific exonuclease RecJ, with translation MSDFLNVSTSLTGRRWVGPTADHDRHAELLTQRTALPLPLCQTLARRGISPEEAERFLAPKLKDLLPDPRGLKDMEAAAGRFLAAVKRGERIAVFADYDVDGGSSAALLLTWLRQMGRRATLYIPDRIDEGYGPNDAAMAALARDHDLIVCVDCGTLSHGPIAAAKGADVIVLDHHLGAETLPDCAAVVNPNRQDESGELAHLCAATVVFLMLVEVNRRMRAEGTTGPDLMAMLDLVALATVADVAPLIGVNRALVRQGLKVMARRERIGLRALADVARMDSAPTSYSLGFLLGPRINAGGRIGAADLGARLLATDDPAEAQALAERLDALNSERREIETMVRADALAQAETRGLETPLVWAAGDGWHPGVVGIVASRLKEATNRPAIVIGFDAEGIGKGSGRSVSGVDLGASIQRLAQEGLLLKGGGHKMAAGLTLRRDMLEPAMARLSDLLAKQGAGAAGPADLMLDGMLMPGAASLDLVARLDAAGPYGASAPAPRFAFCDCAIHFARRIGESHLKISFSDGIGPRLEAIAFGAYDTPLGAGLEGHGGARFHLAGRLELNSWGGRQSVQLRLEDAAPA, from the coding sequence ATGAGCGATTTCCTGAACGTCTCCACCTCCCTCACCGGGCGCCGCTGGGTCGGGCCGACGGCGGACCACGACCGCCACGCGGAACTCCTGACGCAGCGCACCGCCCTGCCCCTGCCGCTGTGCCAGACCCTCGCGCGGCGCGGCATTTCCCCCGAGGAGGCGGAGCGTTTCCTCGCGCCGAAACTGAAGGACCTGCTGCCTGATCCGCGGGGCCTCAAGGACATGGAGGCGGCCGCCGGCCGCTTCCTCGCGGCGGTGAAGCGCGGCGAGAGGATCGCGGTCTTTGCCGATTACGACGTGGATGGCGGCAGTTCGGCGGCGCTCCTGCTCACCTGGCTGCGGCAGATGGGACGGCGCGCGACGCTCTATATCCCCGACCGGATCGACGAAGGCTACGGCCCCAACGACGCGGCGATGGCCGCCCTCGCCCGCGATCACGACCTGATCGTCTGCGTCGATTGCGGCACGCTCAGCCACGGTCCGATCGCCGCGGCGAAGGGCGCGGATGTGATCGTTCTCGATCACCATCTCGGGGCGGAGACCCTGCCGGACTGCGCGGCGGTGGTCAATCCGAACCGCCAGGACGAAAGCGGCGAGCTCGCCCATCTCTGCGCCGCCACCGTCGTCTTCCTGATGCTCGTCGAGGTGAACCGCCGGATGCGGGCCGAGGGCACGACCGGTCCCGACCTCATGGCGATGCTCGATCTCGTCGCCCTCGCCACCGTCGCCGACGTCGCCCCGCTCATCGGCGTCAACCGCGCGCTGGTGCGCCAGGGGCTGAAGGTGATGGCCCGGCGCGAGCGCATCGGACTGCGCGCGCTGGCCGATGTCGCCCGGATGGACAGCGCGCCCACCTCGTATTCCCTGGGCTTCCTGCTCGGTCCCCGGATCAACGCGGGCGGCCGGATCGGTGCCGCGGATCTGGGGGCGCGGCTCCTGGCCACAGACGATCCCGCCGAGGCGCAGGCGCTCGCCGAACGGCTCGACGCGCTCAATTCCGAACGGCGGGAGATCGAGACCATGGTCCGCGCCGATGCGCTGGCGCAGGCGGAGACGCGGGGCCTCGAGACGCCGCTCGTCTGGGCGGCGGGCGATGGCTGGCATCCCGGCGTCGTCGGCATCGTCGCCTCGCGGCTGAAGGAGGCGACCAACCGCCCGGCCATCGTCATCGGTTTCGATGCCGAGGGCATCGGCAAGGGCTCGGGGCGGTCCGTCTCCGGCGTCGACCTGGGCGCCTCGATCCAGCGGCTCGCGCAGGAGGGCCTGCTCCTGAAGGGCGGCGGGCACAAGATGGCCGCGGGCCTCACCCTGCGGCGCGACATGCTCGAGCCGGCGATGGCGCGTCTCTCCGATCTTCTGGCGAAACAGGGCGCGGGCGCGGCGGGGCCGGCCGATCTCATGCTCGACGGGATGCTGATGCCCGGCGCCGCCTCGCTCGATCTCGTCGCCCGGCTCGATGCCGCCGGCCCCTATGGCGCCTCCGCCCCCGCACCGCGCTTCGCCTTCTGCGACTGCGCGATCCATTTCGCCCGCCGGATCGGCGAGAGCCATCTCAAGATCAGCTTTTCCGATGGGATCGGTCCGCGGCTCGAGGCGATTGCCTTCGGCGCCTACGACACCCCCCTCGGCGCCGGGCTCGAAGGCCATGGCGGCGCACGCTTCCACCTCGCCGGCCGGCTCGAACTCAACAGCTGGGGCGGCCGTCAATCGGTGCAATTGCGCCTCGAGGACGCCGCCCCGGCATGA
- a CDS encoding TadE/TadG family type IV pilus assembly protein, which translates to MRQSLISRFQALHRAYRQRTEATLTVETVLVLPLLVTAITMTYSYFAAFEQKAIANKAAYTISDYLSRQTVPINADFIDGLEEIYRFLNNVPDARLRVTSVRRSQDWNKNEYYKLIWSYASNGGTVLTQDTLASVEDRLPTLALGEEFVIVEVSRDWQPIFKVGLGTVTFGDFVVTKPRFAPKVVFEYSDGRLSS; encoded by the coding sequence ATGCGACAGTCGCTCATCTCCCGCTTTCAGGCCCTGCACCGCGCCTACCGTCAGCGCACGGAGGCCACGCTCACGGTCGAAACCGTGCTGGTCCTGCCGCTCCTGGTGACCGCGATCACCATGACCTATTCCTATTTCGCGGCCTTCGAGCAGAAAGCCATCGCGAACAAGGCCGCTTACACGATTTCCGACTATCTTTCGCGCCAGACCGTCCCGATCAACGCCGACTTCATCGACGGGCTCGAAGAGATCTATCGCTTTCTCAACAATGTCCCCGATGCAAGGCTGCGCGTCACCTCGGTCCGGCGCTCTCAGGACTGGAACAAGAACGAATATTACAAGCTGATCTGGTCCTACGCCTCCAATGGCGGCACCGTGCTGACGCAGGATACGCTCGCCTCCGTCGAGGACCGGCTGCCCACCCTCGCCCTGGGAGAGGAATTCGTCATCGTCGAAGTCTCGAGAGACTGGCAGCCGATTTTCAAGGTGGGCCTCGGCACGGTCACGTTCGGCGATTTCGTCGTCACCAAGCCCCGCTTCGCCCCCAAGGTCGTGTTCGAATACAGCGACGGCAGGCTGTCGTCCTGA
- a CDS encoding homoserine dehydrogenase has translation MPHDSSPNAPLRLGIAGLGTVGTGVIKIVQRKANLIARRSGRPVVITAVSARSRDKDRGIDISKYAWEDDPVALALREDVDLFVELMGGPDGPAKAATEAALAAGKDVVTANKAMLAHHGQDLALRAEAKGAVLRFEAAVAGGIPVIKALTEGLAGNRIERIVGVMNGTCNYILTRMENEGLPYDEVFAAAKALGYLEADPTLDVGGIDAGHKLSLLAAIGFGTQVDFENMVLEGIERITIEDIRHAADMGYRIKLLGVAQMTGRGLEQRMTPCLVPCLSPLGQLENATNMVVLEGDEVGQIVLRGAGAGEGPTASAVMSDVLDIARGIRIPTFGVPAVTLEKATPAVAATPAPYYLRMSLLDKPGALAKIAAALGDAGVSIDRMRQYGQDANPDVAPVLIVTDATSRASLDAALEGMAQASVLASEPVAIRIEQV, from the coding sequence ATGCCGCACGACAGTTCGCCCAACGCCCCCCTTCGCCTCGGGATCGCGGGCCTTGGCACCGTCGGCACGGGGGTGATCAAGATCGTCCAGCGCAAGGCGAACCTGATCGCCCGGCGCAGCGGACGCCCGGTGGTGATCACCGCCGTCTCTGCCCGCTCGCGCGACAAGGACCGCGGTATCGACATCTCGAAATACGCCTGGGAGGACGATCCCGTCGCCCTCGCCCTGCGCGAGGACGTCGATCTCTTCGTCGAACTCATGGGCGGCCCCGACGGACCGGCGAAGGCCGCGACCGAGGCCGCGCTCGCCGCCGGAAAGGACGTCGTGACCGCCAACAAGGCGATGCTCGCCCATCACGGGCAGGACCTCGCGCTGCGGGCCGAGGCGAAGGGGGCGGTGCTGCGCTTCGAGGCGGCGGTCGCCGGCGGCATCCCGGTGATCAAGGCGCTGACCGAGGGTCTCGCGGGCAACCGCATCGAGCGGATCGTGGGCGTGATGAACGGCACCTGCAACTACATCCTGACGCGGATGGAGAACGAGGGCCTTCCCTATGACGAGGTCTTCGCCGCGGCCAAGGCGCTCGGCTATCTCGAGGCCGATCCCACCCTCGACGTGGGCGGCATCGACGCCGGCCACAAGCTCTCGCTGCTCGCCGCCATCGGCTTCGGCACGCAGGTCGATTTCGAGAACATGGTGCTCGAGGGCATCGAACGGATCACCATCGAGGATATCCGCCATGCCGCCGACATGGGCTATCGCATCAAGCTCCTGGGCGTCGCGCAGATGACCGGCCGCGGGCTGGAACAGCGCATGACGCCCTGCCTCGTGCCCTGCCTCTCGCCGCTCGGACAGCTCGAGAACGCGACGAACATGGTCGTGCTCGAAGGCGACGAGGTCGGGCAGATCGTGCTGCGCGGCGCCGGCGCGGGCGAAGGACCGACCGCCTCCGCCGTGATGTCCGACGTGCTCGACATCGCCCGCGGCATCCGCATCCCGACCTTCGGCGTCCCCGCCGTCACGCTCGAGAAGGCGACCCCCGCCGTCGCGGCGACGCCCGCGCCCTATTACCTGCGCATGTCGCTTCTGGACAAGCCCGGCGCGCTGGCGAAGATCGCCGCGGCCCTGGGCGATGCCGGCGTCTCCATCGACCGGATGCGGCAATACGGGCAGGATGCCAATCCCGATGTCGCGCCCGTGCTGATCGTCACCGATGCGACCTCGCGCGCCTCGCTCGACGCCGCGCTCGAGGGCATGGCGCAGGCCTCCGTCCTCGCCTCCGAACCGGTCGCGATCCGCATCGAACAGGTCTGA
- the glpX gene encoding class II fructose-bisphosphatase, with protein MSDPKMNTVAFYDRMLSLGLARVAEQAAIASADHVGHGNEKAADQAAVNAMRDQLNQLDIQGVVVIGEGERDEAPMLYIGENVGTGNGPAVDIALDPLEGTTLTAKDMPNALTVIAMAPRGTLLHAPDVYMEKLAIGPGYPKDVVSLDMTPTERVEALAKAKGVTPKDITLCVLERPRHEDMIAELRATGAAIRLITDGDVAGVIHCAEASTGIDMYMGSGGAPEGVLAASALKCMGGQMWGKLLFRNDDERGRAAKAGITDLDKIYSRDELVTSDVIFAATGVTNGSIVQGLKREPGYLTTETILMRSKTGSIRRMTYRNPVKRKRD; from the coding sequence ATGTCCGATCCCAAGATGAACACCGTCGCGTTTTACGACCGCATGCTGTCCCTCGGCCTCGCCCGCGTCGCGGAACAGGCCGCCATCGCATCCGCCGACCACGTCGGCCATGGCAACGAGAAGGCCGCCGATCAGGCCGCGGTGAACGCGATGCGCGACCAGCTCAACCAGCTCGACATCCAGGGCGTCGTGGTGATCGGCGAGGGCGAGCGCGACGAGGCGCCGATGCTCTACATCGGCGAGAATGTCGGCACCGGCAACGGCCCCGCCGTCGACATCGCCCTCGATCCGCTCGAGGGCACGACCCTCACCGCCAAGGACATGCCGAACGCGCTCACCGTGATCGCCATGGCGCCGCGGGGCACGCTGCTGCATGCCCCCGACGTCTACATGGAGAAGCTCGCCATCGGGCCGGGCTATCCGAAGGACGTCGTCTCCCTCGACATGACCCCGACCGAACGTGTCGAGGCGCTGGCCAAGGCCAAGGGCGTGACCCCGAAGGACATCACCCTCTGCGTGCTCGAGCGCCCGCGCCACGAGGACATGATCGCCGAGCTGCGCGCCACCGGTGCCGCGATCCGTCTCATCACCGACGGCGATGTCGCGGGCGTGATCCACTGCGCCGAAGCCTCCACCGGCATCGACATGTACATGGGGTCCGGCGGTGCGCCCGAGGGCGTTCTCGCGGCCTCCGCCCTCAAGTGCATGGGCGGCCAGATGTGGGGCAAGCTCCTGTTCCGCAACGACGACGAACGCGGCCGCGCGGCGAAGGCCGGCATCACCGACCTCGACAAGATCTATTCCCGCGACGAACTCGTGACCTCCGACGTGATCTTTGCCGCGACCGGCGTCACCAACGGCTCCATCGTCCAGGGGCTCAAGCGCGAACCCGGCTACCTGACCACGGAAACGATCCTCATGCGCTCGAAGACCGGCTCGATCCGCCGCATGACCTACCGCAACCCGGTCAAGCGCAAGAGGGACTGA
- the mdoH gene encoding glucans biosynthesis glucosyltransferase MdoH, which translates to MSPLQRTALAPDRRTRLLRALALAFAALAAVTASTLLAEAAIQDGTVIWDVVRIALILITTAWLAWGATLSFVGLAWSSRKTPAIPDLQSPAPRVVVLVPICNEDPVATFARIAAMDRSIRAADFAADIAILSDTRDDMAAHRERQTYLRLLKETEGEGRIFYRRRSDNRGRKAGNIEDFIRRSGGAYDFALILDADSLMEGQTIREMAAKMQADPQMGLLQTLPKIIGAQSFFGRAMQFAASFHSPVFTRGLARLQGNTGPFWGHNAMVRVRAFAESCCLPELSGPPPFGGHILSHDYVEAALLARAGWRVQVDYTIGGSYEEGPENILSYAKRDRRWCQGNLQHSRLLLGPGFAGWSRFVFLQGIFAYLVSLLWAAFLVTSVLSTILAPVPNYFPEPHMLFPVFPDDRTKEITALIVGIMGLLILPKFAILYEAARTRRTAGFGGAIRAFFSVLTEILLSSLIASLMLMYQTRAVLQVLAGRDGGWPANQRGEGKLTLAQGFRAGLWIMLTGGATLAIVARIAPDLTPWLLPVSLPMLAAPFLIAWTSRPLTHKLFTVPEEGAPSPVIVTCREIHRRWCAESTPPRSDTAPQTTEAANVTA; encoded by the coding sequence ATGTCGCCCCTCCAACGCACGGCGCTCGCGCCAGATCGCAGGACACGGCTGCTTCGCGCACTGGCTCTCGCCTTTGCGGCACTGGCGGCCGTGACCGCCTCGACCCTCCTCGCCGAGGCGGCGATCCAGGACGGAACGGTCATCTGGGACGTGGTGCGCATCGCGCTCATCCTCATCACGACCGCCTGGCTCGCCTGGGGCGCGACCCTGTCCTTCGTCGGGCTTGCCTGGTCCTCGCGCAAGACGCCCGCCATCCCCGACCTGCAATCGCCGGCGCCGCGCGTCGTGGTGCTCGTGCCGATCTGCAACGAGGATCCGGTCGCGACCTTCGCGCGCATCGCGGCGATGGACCGCTCGATCCGCGCGGCGGATTTCGCCGCCGATATCGCGATCCTCTCCGACACCCGCGACGACATGGCCGCGCATCGGGAGCGCCAGACCTATCTGCGCCTCCTGAAGGAGACGGAGGGAGAGGGCCGCATCTTCTACCGCCGCCGGTCGGACAATCGCGGACGCAAGGCGGGCAATATCGAGGATTTCATCCGCCGCTCCGGCGGCGCCTACGATTTCGCGCTGATCCTCGACGCCGACAGCCTGATGGAAGGGCAGACCATCCGCGAAATGGCCGCAAAGATGCAGGCCGATCCGCAGATGGGCCTGTTGCAGACCCTGCCGAAGATCATCGGCGCGCAGTCCTTCTTCGGCCGCGCCATGCAATTCGCGGCCTCCTTCCACAGCCCCGTCTTCACCCGCGGCCTCGCCCGGCTCCAGGGCAACACCGGCCCGTTCTGGGGCCATAACGCGATGGTGCGGGTCAGGGCCTTCGCCGAAAGCTGCTGTCTGCCCGAACTCTCCGGCCCGCCGCCCTTCGGCGGCCATATCCTGAGCCACGACTATGTCGAGGCCGCGCTCCTCGCCCGCGCGGGCTGGCGCGTGCAGGTTGACTACACGATCGGCGGCTCCTACGAGGAAGGCCCGGAGAACATCCTGTCCTATGCCAAGCGCGACCGCCGCTGGTGCCAGGGCAACCTGCAACATTCCCGCCTCCTCCTCGGACCGGGATTCGCGGGCTGGTCACGCTTCGTGTTCCTCCAGGGCATCTTCGCCTATCTCGTCTCGCTGCTCTGGGCCGCCTTCCTCGTCACCTCCGTGCTCTCCACGATCCTCGCACCGGTGCCGAACTACTTCCCCGAGCCGCACATGCTCTTCCCGGTCTTCCCCGACGACCGGACCAAGGAGATCACCGCGCTCATCGTCGGCATCATGGGCCTTCTCATCCTGCCGAAATTCGCGATCCTCTACGAGGCCGCGCGCACCCGCCGCACCGCCGGCTTCGGCGGCGCGATCCGGGCATTCTTCTCCGTGCTCACGGAGATCCTGCTGTCCTCGCTGATCGCATCGCTGATGCTCATGTACCAGACCCGCGCCGTGCTTCAGGTGCTCGCCGGGCGCGACGGCGGCTGGCCGGCCAACCAGCGCGGCGAAGGCAAGCTGACCCTCGCCCAGGGCTTCCGCGCCGGCCTGTGGATCATGCTCACCGGCGGCGCGACGCTCGCCATCGTCGCGCGGATCGCGCCGGACCTGACGCCATGGCTGCTGCCGGTGAGCCTGCCCATGCTCGCCGCCCCCTTCCTCATCGCCTGGACCTCGCGGCCGCTGACGCACAAGCTCTTCACCGTTCCCGAGGAGGGCGCGCCCTCCCCCGTGATCGTGACCTGCCGCGAGATCCACCGCCGCTGGTGTGCCGAGAGCACTCCGCCGCGGTCCGACACCGCCCCGCAAACGACGGAGGCTGCCAATGTCACGGCATGA
- a CDS encoding OpgC family protein has product MSRHELTVAPALARQVKRPRDPRIDAFRGLALLMIFFDHTPDNPYQYLTVRNIGFSDAAEAFFIMSGVAAGLAYSGRFLPEARKEKGLWHAVSPMWKRSWTLYLTQIFLTAMAIAIFAGGAVFFGLDTLLTQINLKQVFTNTEEALIGIPLLGHQLGYVNILPAYSVLLFVGPLAIFLGVRRPWHLLAASAALWFAAGIWRLNLPNYPNSGGWFFNPIAWQFIFVIGLLTGIFLHRGERLVPKSPWLFGLALGWLAMVLAWRYLPVFGPFMNHQMSLLAKAGLPFNITSHDKTFLAVPRLTHALALAYVLSCMGWVTRLTGTRALSFLRLLGRQGLLVFATGTILSLIGHVVYGAAEEARWVVWLYPLFGIFAMILAAWLGDIQKRGRRVAEAPPASSPRPAPATPPRAMAAE; this is encoded by the coding sequence ATGTCACGGCATGAGCTGACCGTCGCCCCCGCGCTCGCCCGTCAGGTGAAGCGCCCGCGGGATCCGCGCATCGACGCGTTCCGCGGGCTCGCACTCCTGATGATCTTCTTCGATCACACGCCGGACAACCCCTACCAGTACCTCACGGTGCGCAACATCGGCTTCTCCGATGCGGCCGAGGCCTTCTTCATCATGTCGGGCGTCGCCGCGGGGTTGGCCTATTCCGGCCGCTTCCTGCCCGAAGCGCGGAAGGAAAAGGGCCTCTGGCATGCCGTCTCCCCGATGTGGAAGCGGTCCTGGACCCTCTATCTCACGCAGATCTTCCTCACCGCCATGGCCATCGCGATCTTCGCCGGCGGTGCCGTGTTCTTCGGCCTCGACACCCTGCTGACGCAGATCAATCTCAAGCAGGTCTTCACCAACACCGAGGAGGCGCTGATCGGCATCCCCCTGCTGGGACACCAGCTCGGCTATGTGAACATCCTTCCGGCCTATTCCGTGCTCCTCTTCGTGGGTCCGCTCGCGATCTTCCTGGGGGTCCGGCGGCCCTGGCACCTGCTCGCCGCCTCTGCCGCGCTCTGGTTCGCGGCCGGGATCTGGCGCCTGAACCTGCCGAACTATCCCAATTCGGGCGGCTGGTTCTTCAACCCGATCGCCTGGCAGTTCATCTTCGTCATCGGGCTGCTGACCGGGATCTTCCTGCACCGCGGCGAGCGCCTCGTGCCGAAATCGCCCTGGCTCTTCGGCCTCGCCCTCGGCTGGCTCGCGATGGTGCTCGCCTGGCGCTACCTGCCCGTCTTCGGCCCGTTCATGAACCACCAGATGTCGCTCCTCGCGAAGGCCGGACTGCCCTTCAACATCACCTCGCATGACAAGACCTTCCTGGCGGTGCCGCGCCTCACCCACGCGCTCGCGCTCGCCTATGTGCTGTCCTGCATGGGCTGGGTCACCCGCCTCACCGGGACACGGGCCTTGTCCTTCCTGCGCCTGCTCGGGCGGCAGGGGCTCCTGGTCTTCGCCACCGGCACCATCCTGTCGCTCATCGGCCATGTCGTCTACGGCGCGGCGGAGGAGGCCCGCTGGGTCGTCTGGCTCTACCCGCTCTTCGGGATCTTCGCGATGATCCTCGCCGCCTGGCTCGGCGACATCCAGAAGCGCGGACGCCGCGTCGCGGAGGCCCCCCCGGCCTCCTCGCCGCGCCCCGCACCGGCGACTCCGCCGCGGGCGATGGCGGCGGAATAA